A DNA window from Primulina tabacum isolate GXHZ01 chromosome 12, ASM2559414v2, whole genome shotgun sequence contains the following coding sequences:
- the LOC142521308 gene encoding secreted RxLR effector protein 161-like, giving the protein MVCQELINGTKKMLTNHFDMKDMGIADVILGIKIFRTPEAIVLFQSHYVETVLKKFNAYDSTPVKTPLDVSVHLAKNRGEPVSQLEYSRIIGSLMYITNCTRPDIACAVNKLSRFTSNPSDAHWKALTKVLRYLKHTSEYGLNYTRYPAVLEGYCDANWISDTNDSKSTSGYVFSIGGGSISWRSSKQTCIARSTMESEFIALDKAAKEVKCLRNFLEDIRVGQVQCQQS; this is encoded by the coding sequence ATGGTATGTCAAGAGTTGATTAATGGTACAAAGAAAATGTTGACAAATCATTTTGATATGAAAGATATGGGTATTGCAGATGTAATTCTAGGGATTAAAATCTTTAGAACTCCAGAAGCAATAGTCCTATTTCAGTCCCATTATGTAGAAACAGTGTTAAAGAAGTTTAACGCTTATGACTCTACCCCAGTAAAAACGCCTTTAGACGTAAGTGTCCATTTGGCAAAGAATCGTGGAGAACCAGTTTCCCAACTGGAATACTCCAGAATTATTGGAAGCCTTATGTACATCACTAACTGTACTAGACCTGACATCGCTTGTGCGGTTAACAAGTTAAGTCGGTTTACAAGTAATCCTAGTGATGCACACTGGAAGGCGTTGACAAAGGTGCTTAGATATTTAAAGCACACCTCAGAATATGGACTAAATTACACAAGGTATCCGGCAGTACTTGAAGGATATTGTGATGCAAATTGGATTTCTGACACCAATGACTCCAAATCCACCAGCGGCTATGTATTTAGCATTGGTGGAGGATCAATCTCTTGGAGGTCATCGAAACAAACTTGCATTGCTAGATCTACTATGGAATCAGAGTTCATAGCGCTAGATAAAGCTGCAAAAGAAGTTAAATGTCTTCGCAACTTTTTAGAGGACATTCGTGTTGGACAAGTCCAGTGCCAGCAATCTTGA